One genomic window of uncultured delta proteobacterium includes the following:
- the pdxT gene encoding Glutamine amidotransferase subunit PdxT — protein MRRIGVLALQGAVSEHLSMLERAGVAGAPVRRPLDLEGCDGLIIPGGESTAISRLIRQNGLFGPIRRFAGERCVMGTCAGLVLCGTEVSGTGGAMPGETGADGEGAATLEPLGIMDIAVSRNGFGRQVDSFEAPLDIKGIGRDVPAVFIRAPYIERAGKGVTVLATCKGKIVAAENRTVLVTAFHPELTDDLRILRYFCSKMV, from the coding sequence ATGCGGCGGATTGGCGTTCTCGCGCTGCAAGGCGCGGTGTCCGAGCATTTGTCCATGCTGGAGCGCGCCGGGGTTGCCGGCGCGCCCGTAAGGCGGCCGCTCGACCTGGAAGGCTGTGACGGGCTTATCATACCCGGCGGCGAGTCAACGGCCATCAGCCGCCTTATCCGCCAAAACGGCCTTTTCGGCCCCATCCGCCGGTTCGCGGGAGAGCGGTGCGTCATGGGCACCTGCGCCGGGCTTGTGCTGTGCGGCACGGAGGTTTCCGGCACCGGCGGGGCCATGCCGGGCGAAACCGGGGCGGACGGCGAGGGCGCGGCAACGCTCGAGCCGTTGGGGATCATGGATATCGCCGTGTCGCGGAACGGATTCGGCAGGCAGGTGGACAGCTTCGAGGCGCCGCTGGACATCAAGGGCATCGGGCGGGACGTTCCGGCGGTCTTTATCCGCGCGCCGTATATCGAGCGCGCGGGCAAGGGCGTGACGGTCCTCGCGACATGCAAGGGGAAGATCGTCGCGGCGGAGAACCGCACGGTGCTGGTGACGGCCTTTCACCCGGAATTGACGGACGATCTGCGGATTCTGCGCTATTTTTGTTCCAAGATGGTGTGA
- a CDS encoding conserved hypothetical protein (Evidence 4 : Homologs of previously reported genes of unknown function), with translation MTQHTEPELLTIAELARNLDLPESTTRYYCNRFAEHLPSVGEGRRRRFKPEALDVLRTIAETMRRDKNAYAVDLVLRNDSSPPAVPVTIPAGVMTQDQGFAASAALAGQMLSLMENQTKALQDIASAMTVFAERLTIAPGRPEAAPLPPGSGGETPPSQDEAALRREIAALREQIRSSEDVHQNDLEQLRKWLTRLGEAVTGK, from the coding sequence CCTCACCATTGCCGAGTTGGCGCGCAATCTTGACCTGCCCGAATCCACCACCCGGTATTACTGCAACCGGTTCGCCGAGCATCTGCCTTCCGTCGGCGAAGGGCGGCGGCGGCGCTTCAAACCCGAAGCCCTGGACGTTTTGCGGACCATCGCGGAAACCATGCGCCGCGACAAAAACGCCTACGCGGTGGATCTTGTTTTGCGCAACGACAGCAGCCCGCCCGCCGTTCCCGTCACCATCCCTGCCGGAGTGATGACCCAGGATCAGGGATTTGCCGCGTCCGCCGCGCTCGCGGGGCAGATGCTCTCCCTCATGGAAAACCAGACCAAGGCCCTGCAGGATATCGCCAGCGCCATGACCGTGTTCGCCGAGCGCCTCACCATTGCGCCCGGAAGGCCGGAAGCAGCGCCTCTCCCGCCGGGTTCCGGGGGTGAGACGCCGCCTTCTCAGGATGAGGCCGCCCTGCGCAGGGAGATCGCCGCCTTGCGCGAGCAGATCCGCTCCTCCGAGGACGTGCACCAGAACGACCTTGAACAACTCCGCAAATGGCTGACGCGGTTGGGCGAGGCTGTCACGGGTAAATGA